One segment of Lachancea thermotolerans CBS 6340 chromosome E complete sequence DNA contains the following:
- the IME4 gene encoding mRNA (N6-adenosine)-methyltransferase (similar to uniprot|P41833 Saccharomyces cerevisiae YGL192W IME4 Probable mRNA N6-adenosine methyltransferase that is required for IME1 transcript accumulation and for sporulation expression is induced in starved MATa/MAT alpha diploid cells) — translation MNMQLITYLIENHAALLNPPISGDLANIYILFASTSKHESAGMKQQEAKLAAFWKELKDIADLCPGCFIFASTGYGSAALSSRDVTVEYIDIQALRMIRDSMISTPAEVARPVRPLGRESSEELALSDRLLSVLDSDAAATPNKRVLAKLEHFLSVKPASYRLGHERAQKFTPHSKFIPICGNRSHTNALASIASIAGNRVLSLDWNQLAGADQSTPGLSRCVQSKIHHIPNLKPQTDKTLGDCSYLDTCHKLSTCRYMHYLQYVPESLVQSVAARSRELNDAESDSKSICLYTRNLCCSVASKSVLPAQWIQCDVRKFDFSVLGQFSVVVADPAWNIRMNLPYGTCNDSELTDLPLELLQREGVLFLWVTGRAIEVGKESLRKWGYEVCNQISWVKTNQLGRTIVTGRTGHWLNHSKEQLLVGLKGQPEWLNRQCDVDLIVSGSRETSRKPDELYEMIERMVGPHARKLEIFGRDHNTRPGWFTIGNQLTGDSLCEPDVQRKYRQFLHTQRTSYGCSSVAA, via the coding sequence ATGAACATGCAATTGATAACTTATTTGATTGAAAACCACGCGGCTCTGTTAAACCCTCCAATCTCTGGGGACCTGGCCAACATCTACATTTTGTTCGCCTCAACCTCAAAGCATGAATCAGCTGGGATGAAGCAGCAAGAGGCAAAGTTGGCCGCATTCTGGAAAGAGCTAAAAGATATCGCAGACCTATGCCCAGGTTGCTTCATTTTTGCCTCAACAGGCTATGGTTCCGCGGCGCTAAGCAGCCGCGATGTCACCGTAGAGTACATTGACATTCAGGCCCTGAGAATGATCCGCGACAGCATGATTTCGACGCCTGCAGAGGTTGCACGGCCCGTGCGCCCTCTTGGCCGTGAGAGCAGCGAAGAGTTGGCGCTTTCAGACCGCTTGTTGTCAGTGCTGGACTCAGATGCAGCCGCCACCCCTAACAAGAGGGTCTTAGCAAAGCTTGAACACTTTCTGTCCGTGAAACCTGCCTCGTACCGCCTGGGCCACGAGCGTGCGCAGAAGTTCACTCCTCACTCAAAATTTATACCGATTTGCGGTAATCGCAGTCACACCAATGCGCTCGCAAGCATTGCGTCAATTGCAGGCAATCGAGTGCTGTCGCTGGACTGGAATCAGCTAGCAGGCGCAGATCAGAGCACCCCTGGTTTGAGCAGGTGCGTGCAATCGAAAATCCACCATATTCCCAACTTAAAACCGCAGACAGACAAGACTCTGGGCGACTGCTCCTACCTTGATACCTGCCACAAGCTCAGTACATGTAGGTACATGCACTACCTACAGTACGTCCCCGAGTCGTTAGTTCAATCTGTCGCGGCGCGCAGCAGGGAACTGAACGACGCAGAGAGTGACTCCAAAAGCATATGCCTCTACACCCGCAACCTCTGTTGCTCTgttgcttcaaaatctgtGCTCCCAGCTCAATGGATACAGTGTGATGTTCGCAAGTTTGACTTTAGCGTGCTTGGTCAATTCTCCGTGGTGGTTGCTGACCCCGCCTGGAATATCCGCATGAATCTGCCCTATGGAACATGTAACGACTCGGAGCTAACTGACCTACCTCTGGAGTTGCTGCAACGTGAGGGcgtcctctttctttgggTCACTGGGCGTGCCATTGAGGTCGGGAAAGAGTCACTGCGAAAGTGGGGATATGAAGTGTGCAACCAAATTTCCTGGGTCAAGACTAACCAGCTCGGACGTACTATTGTTACAGGACGTACCGGGCACTGGCTAAATCATTCAAAAGAGCAGCTCCTGGTGGGCCTGAAGGGACAACCGGAGTGGCTTAATCGACAATGTGATGTCGACCTGATTGTTTCAGGTAGCCGTGAGACCAGTCGCAAACCAGACGAACTTTACGAGATGATTGAGAGGATGGTTGGCCCGCATGCCCGCAAGCTCGAGATCTTTGGTCGTGATCACAACACCAGGCCTGGTTGGTTTACCATTGGAAATCAGCTGACCGGTGACAGTCTCTGCGAGCCTGACGTTCAACGAAAATACCGCCAATTTCTGCACACACAGAGGACCAGTTATGGTTGTAGCTCTGTTGCTGCTTGA
- the COX13 gene encoding cytochrome c oxidase subunit VIa (similar to uniprot|P32799 Saccharomyces cerevisiae YGL191W COX13 Subunit VIa of cytochrome c oxidase which is the terminal member of the mitochondrial inner membrane electron transport chain not essential for cytochrome c oxidase activity but may modulate activity in response to ATP): MLRQAIRRASSLPPHALKPAYGPGDAAAAKAFKEMAQNTKHHAKETSGLWLKISFFVAAPAIALAAVNTYFVEAEHAEHRKHLKHVPDSEWPAQYDYQNIRSKPFFWGDGDKTLFWNPIVNRHVQQE, from the coding sequence ATGCTAAGACAAGCAATCAGAAGGGCTTCTAGTTTGCCCCCACACGCACTAAAGCCAGCTTATGGCCCTGGTgacgccgccgctgccaaGGCTTTCAAGGAAATGGCCCAGAACACAAAACATCACGCTAAGGAAACCTCGGGTTTGTGGTTGAAGATCTCCTTCTTCGTAGCGGCTCCTGCAATTGCCCTGGCCGCCGTTAACACCtactttgttgaagctgaGCACGCCGAGCACCGCAAGCACTTGAAACACGTACCCGACTCTGAGTGGCCCGCTCAGTACGATTACCAGAACATCAGAAGCAAGCCTTTCTTCTGGGGGGACGGCGACAAGACCTTGTTCTGGAACCCAATTGTCAACAGACACGTCCAGCAAGAGTAA